A section of the Hippea sp. KM1 genome encodes:
- a CDS encoding glycosyltransferase — protein sequence MGVTHKKVERAKKILYITPYFPEPNKKAGSKFTYNQIKKLVELGYDVDLVSITRFDKLDIENVQLICKNVFVFKRDNYLSYFNAFVKAFFQKQSLFLDLLPSSFKRQIRILLNKNYDRVFIEHSYMAIWFRNEFGNKYDDKLRIVMHNIEKDYFEYMYKNEKLNLSKLFYWLEYRFLFHNEDILLRNKNLKFLFLNKDNAKKYNGLFLPSFPFEVKNVKEYAKYDIGYIGFLGSQRNINALKFFLENIWPIILKNNKNITFCIAGRGLRNEDENYLKKFKNVYIIGEINKIENFYSNNKIIIVPILESIGVQTKLYEALSYLKPVVCTKFALNGMPFENNIHLFATNDIQKFANYCLLLLEKKEIMEIFKKNLISLEQNIKIQIEKVLKI from the coding sequence GTGGGAGTTACCCATAAGAAAGTGGAAAGAGCCAAGAAAATATTATACATAACCCCATATTTTCCAGAACCTAATAAAAAAGCCGGCTCAAAGTTTACATATAATCAAATAAAAAAGCTTGTAGAATTAGGGTATGATGTTGATTTGGTAAGTATAACTAGGTTTGATAAATTGGATATAGAAAATGTACAATTAATATGTAAAAATGTTTTTGTTTTTAAAAGGGATAATTATTTATCATATTTTAATGCTTTTGTTAAAGCTTTCTTTCAAAAACAATCTTTATTTTTGGATTTATTACCTAGTAGTTTTAAGAGACAAATTAGAATTTTATTAAATAAAAACTATGATAGAGTATTTATAGAACATAGTTATATGGCAATTTGGTTTAGAAATGAATTTGGTAATAAATATGATGATAAATTAAGAATTGTGATGCACAACATTGAAAAAGATTATTTTGAATATATGTATAAGAATGAAAAATTAAATTTAAGTAAATTATTTTATTGGTTAGAATATAGATTTTTATTTCATAATGAAGATATCCTATTAAGAAATAAAAATTTAAAATTTTTATTTCTTAATAAAGATAATGCAAAAAAATATAATGGTCTGTTTTTGCCAAGTTTTCCTTTCGAAGTAAAGAATGTAAAGGAGTATGCAAAGTATGATATAGGGTACATTGGATTTTTAGGAAGTCAAAGAAATATAAATGCTTTAAAATTTTTTTTAGAAAATATTTGGCCTATTATTTTAAAAAATAATAAAAATATTACTTTTTGTATTGCAGGAAGAGGACTTAGAAATGAAGATGAAAATTATTTAAAGAAATTTAAAAATGTTTATATTATTGGGGAAATAAATAAAATAGAAAATTTTTATTCTAATAATAAAATCATTATTGTACCTATTTTAGAGAGTATAGGTGTTCAAACAAAACTTTATGAAGCATTGTCATATTTAAAACCTGTAGTTTGTACAAAATTTGCATTAAATGGAATGCCTTTTGAAAATAATATTCATTTGTTTGCAACTAATGATATTCAAAAGTTTGCAAATTATTGTCTATTATTGCTAGAAAAAAAAGAAATAATGGAAATATTTAAGAAAAATTTAATTTCCTTAGAACAAAATATTAAAATTCAAATAGAAAAGGTTTTGAAAATATGA
- a CDS encoding glycosyltransferase family 4 protein, producing the protein MKILLVGFKLSIGNELYMNMLYKYLKENNIEIDICGDSNYIKKYNIGKVIANGGNAKQMFIDTINPINWIKFYKLLKKGNYDYVFFVTSHTLNNIAIILVKLFKNIKIISQIHDPLPHSGTSYAKIIFYSQKIQSILSDLVIVAGKSLKNDIIKYYNKEANKIFVLPLGSHRKEKSFINKSKRQYFSVLGRIEEYKGIDVFLKAIIKILKDENMKKLKFVIAGDGDISKYKNLIQQIPKENLVIKNYLISDEEFDEIIKNSYAVVLPYKDGTQTGTVQIAYSNSTPCIVTKVGSIYELVEDKKTGYIIEPNNVEELVNAIKKMFFNSDIIEMEKNAYAFYNKYLKWDSIINQLIEKLNRRDF; encoded by the coding sequence ATGAAAATTTTATTGGTAGGTTTTAAATTATCAATAGGAAATGAACTTTATATGAATATGCTTTATAAATATTTAAAAGAAAATAATATTGAAATAGATATTTGTGGAGATAGTAATTATATTAAGAAATATAATATTGGTAAAGTAATAGCAAACGGTGGGAATGCTAAACAGATGTTTATAGATACTATAAATCCTATAAATTGGATAAAATTTTATAAATTATTGAAAAAAGGTAATTATGATTATGTGTTTTTTGTAACTTCACATACCCTTAATAATATTGCAATAATATTAGTAAAATTATTTAAAAATATTAAAATAATTTCTCAAATACATGATCCATTGCCTCATTCAGGAACAAGTTATGCAAAAATTATATTTTATTCTCAAAAGATTCAATCTATTTTAAGTGATTTAGTTATAGTAGCAGGAAAATCATTAAAAAATGATATAATAAAATATTATAATAAGGAAGCTAACAAAATTTTTGTTTTACCACTTGGTAGTCATAGAAAAGAGAAAAGTTTCATAAATAAATCAAAAAGACAATATTTTTCAGTATTAGGTAGAATAGAGGAGTATAAAGGGATAGATGTCTTTTTAAAAGCAATAATAAAAATATTAAAAGATGAAAATATGAAAAAGTTAAAGTTTGTTATAGCAGGAGATGGTGATATATCTAAATATAAAAATTTAATACAACAGATTCCAAAAGAAAATTTAGTTATAAAAAATTATTTAATTAGTGATGAAGAATTTGATGAAATAATAAAAAACTCTTATGCGGTTGTATTGCCATACAAAGATGGAACTCAGACAGGAACAGTTCAAATTGCTTACTCTAATAGTACACCTTGTATAGTTACTAAAGTTGGTAGTATATATGAACTTGTAGAAGATAAAAAAACAGGTTATATAATAGAACCAAATAATGTTGAAGAGTTAGTAAATGCTATAAAAAAAATGTTTTTTAATAGTGATATTATAGAAATGGAGAAAAATGCATATGCATTTTACAATAAATATTTAAAATGGGATAGTATTATTAATCAATTGATAGAAAAACTTAACAGAAGGGATTTTTAA